One window of Aerococcus tenax genomic DNA carries:
- a CDS encoding ABC transporter substrate-binding protein: MNKKWLKAFVTLGSVMALAGCGSGSLTETTNQSAENADEIRIGGNWELSGNVSAYGVVQNNAIKLAVDEKNQAGGLLDKKINYLEYDNKSTTEEAVSGAEKLVDENAAVIIGPSTTNNTEATISTVTRAKTPLISATATADNITLDQEGNVLDYIFRICFQDSLQGGSLAEFSNKEGYTKAAIIKDNSSDYGQNLSDEFHKHFDGEVVREESYVAKESDFNSILSNIKNSDAQVIFVAGYYEEAGPIIKQAREMGIDLPILGPDGFGNKEIINLAGEENWDNIYYAAHFVENEDSPQEVKDFLAKYRETYQSEPDMFAALAYDAANLAFDAIERAGTTDGEAVQKALAETKDFTGVTGNFSMDEKHNPSKTVFIQEVKDGQVVGSQAIEAVK, encoded by the coding sequence ATGAATAAGAAATGGTTGAAAGCCTTTGTGACATTGGGGAGTGTCATGGCCTTAGCCGGCTGCGGTTCGGGTTCCTTGACTGAAACGACTAATCAATCCGCTGAAAATGCAGATGAAATTCGTATTGGGGGGAACTGGGAGTTATCGGGCAACGTTTCTGCTTATGGTGTTGTACAGAACAATGCGATCAAGCTCGCCGTAGATGAAAAAAATCAAGCTGGCGGCCTTCTCGATAAGAAGATCAACTACTTAGAATATGATAATAAGTCCACGACTGAGGAAGCGGTTTCTGGTGCGGAAAAACTCGTTGATGAAAATGCGGCAGTAATTATTGGACCTTCTACCACCAATAATACTGAAGCGACGATTTCAACGGTAACCCGGGCCAAGACCCCTTTGATTTCAGCAACTGCCACTGCTGATAATATTACCCTTGACCAAGAGGGCAATGTCTTGGATTATATCTTTAGAATCTGCTTCCAAGATTCCTTGCAAGGGGGCTCCTTGGCGGAATTCTCTAACAAGGAAGGCTATACTAAGGCAGCGATCATCAAGGATAATTCTTCTGACTACGGTCAAAACCTATCTGACGAATTCCACAAGCACTTTGATGGTGAAGTGGTTCGGGAAGAATCCTATGTGGCTAAGGAATCTGACTTTAACAGTATTTTGAGCAATATTAAGAATTCAGATGCCCAAGTGATCTTCGTTGCTGGTTATTATGAAGAAGCTGGTCCAATTATTAAACAAGCGCGCGAAATGGGCATTGACCTGCCAATTCTTGGTCCAGACGGCTTTGGGAATAAGGAAATTATTAACTTAGCAGGGGAAGAAAACTGGGATAACATTTACTATGCGGCCCACTTCGTTGAAAACGAAGATTCTCCTCAAGAAGTCAAAGACTTCTTAGCGAAGTACCGGGAGACCTACCAATCTGAACCAGATATGTTCGCAGCTTTAGCATATGATGCGGCTAACCTGGCCTTTGACGCCATCGAGCGTGCAGGCACTACAGATGGTGAAGCGGTCCAAAAAGCTCTGGCTGAAACCAAGGACTTTACCGGAGTCACTGGGAACTTCTCTATGGATGAAAAACACAATCCTTCTAAGACTGTCTTTATCCAAGAGGTAAAAGACGGCCAAGTGGTTGGTTCTCAAGCCATCGAAGCGGTTAAATAG
- the tnpC gene encoding IS66 family transposase, protein MASNREQQLLEEIKVLKKMINHQKRVIDSQQSSIDNKQNELNHQNKLLKNKEVTIAHQDELIHYLKKKLYGRSKENLVDNNQLSLFEVDASDLISEKEDETFETISYRRKKRPKGRKQVILDNFPDYDLHYTLEGEDRNCSGCQQEMAEIGQKKIRQQLRYVPAEIRCENVIQHSYKCTNCSEKAGKEMVISADVPKPVFNGSYATAGLVSHSLQQKYELKIPAYRQEGEWEKMGLPLSRQTLINWHEKAAEYYFEPLYRLLSGKLIKQPVIHMDETSYKVIEHEKEKTYYWLTCSSRETQQQIYLYHHSPGRDFNDLPKGMAEYEGVIHCDMWHVYPKINRVTIAGCWAHLRRKFYDALPPKKYQGQFLSSWAVKQCDQFFTLEKKWQDLSITERLDKRQKILKVKIDHFFERLREESSTAGGKLVTAIAYALKYEAYFKAFLENGAVEMSNNRAERGIKALVIGRKNWLFSTSFKGAQYSGIILSIIETAKANGLDPEKYLTFLLSAMPNEKHLSEKVLEDYLPWHPAIQAICRKKLKRELLK, encoded by the coding sequence ATGGCTTCAAATAGAGAACAGCAATTACTTGAAGAAATTAAAGTATTGAAGAAAATGATCAATCATCAAAAACGTGTCATCGACAGTCAGCAGTCATCCATCGACAATAAACAGAATGAATTAAATCATCAGAATAAACTACTAAAAAATAAAGAAGTAACGATTGCTCATCAAGATGAATTGATTCACTATTTGAAGAAAAAGCTCTATGGTCGTTCGAAAGAAAACTTAGTGGATAATAATCAGCTAAGTCTTTTCGAAGTCGATGCTAGTGATTTGATCAGTGAAAAAGAGGATGAAACTTTTGAAACGATTAGTTATCGTCGCAAAAAACGACCAAAAGGTCGTAAACAAGTAATTCTTGACAATTTTCCTGATTATGATCTTCATTACACCTTAGAAGGTGAAGATCGCAATTGCTCTGGATGTCAACAAGAAATGGCAGAAATTGGCCAAAAGAAGATTCGCCAACAGTTACGCTACGTTCCTGCGGAAATTCGTTGTGAGAATGTTATTCAGCATAGCTATAAATGTACGAATTGTTCAGAAAAAGCGGGGAAAGAAATGGTGATCAGTGCGGATGTTCCAAAACCTGTCTTTAATGGGAGCTATGCGACCGCAGGTCTTGTCTCTCACTCACTTCAACAAAAATATGAGCTGAAAATTCCTGCTTACCGCCAGGAAGGTGAATGGGAAAAGATGGGCTTACCGCTCTCTCGTCAAACGCTCATTAATTGGCATGAAAAAGCAGCAGAATATTACTTTGAGCCTCTTTATCGACTGCTTTCTGGAAAGCTAATCAAACAGCCAGTCATCCATATGGATGAAACGAGTTATAAGGTCATTGAGCATGAGAAAGAAAAGACCTATTACTGGTTAACGTGCTCTTCTCGAGAAACTCAGCAACAAATCTATCTCTACCACCATTCTCCTGGGCGAGACTTTAATGACCTTCCCAAGGGAATGGCTGAATATGAGGGTGTGATTCATTGCGATATGTGGCATGTCTATCCAAAAATAAATAGAGTGACTATTGCTGGCTGTTGGGCGCATTTAAGACGAAAGTTTTATGATGCCTTACCACCTAAAAAATATCAAGGTCAATTCCTCAGCTCATGGGCAGTAAAACAATGTGACCAATTTTTCACTTTAGAAAAGAAATGGCAAGATTTATCGATAACCGAACGTTTAGATAAACGCCAGAAAATTTTAAAAGTGAAAATTGACCACTTTTTCGAACGCCTTCGTGAGGAATCATCTACTGCTGGAGGAAAATTAGTAACAGCCATCGCCTATGCCTTAAAATATGAAGCTTATTTTAAAGCATTTTTGGAAAATGGTGCGGTTGAAATGAGCAATAACCGGGCAGAGCGTGGCATAAAAGCACTCGTAATAGGTAGAAAAAATTGGTTATTTTCTACCTCTTTTAAAGGTGCTCAGTATTCTGGAATTATTCTATCGATCATTGAAACTGCTAAGGCCAACGGCCTTGATCCTGAAAAATATCTCACTTTCTTATTAAGTGCCATGCCGAATGAAAAGCATCTAAGTGAAAAAGTGCTTGAAGATTATCTTCCCTGGCATCCCGCTATCCAAGCGATCTGTCGAAAAAAATTAAAAAGAGAATTACTTAAATAA
- a CDS encoding ABC transporter ATP-binding protein: MLEIKNIKVAYGMIQAIKGISFTVNEGEIVSLIGANGAGKSTILKTISGLLKPSQGEILYNHEPLQTKSCAQIVQAGVSQVPEGRHVFSGMSVKENLLMGAYTRKDRDNLASDMERYFDYFPILKERFNQDAATLSGGEQQMLAMARALMARPKLLLLDEPSMGLAPIYIQQIFEIIQTINSELNTTVLLIEQNAKAALEISDHAHVLEVGKITASGTGKELLSSEVVQKAYLGA; the protein is encoded by the coding sequence ATGTTAGAAATCAAAAATATCAAGGTTGCCTATGGGATGATCCAAGCTATCAAGGGCATTTCCTTTACCGTTAATGAAGGGGAAATTGTTTCTCTGATTGGGGCCAATGGGGCCGGAAAGTCAACCATTCTCAAGACGATTTCTGGACTCTTAAAACCCAGCCAAGGGGAGATTCTCTACAACCATGAACCCCTACAAACTAAGTCCTGTGCCCAAATCGTCCAAGCCGGGGTTTCCCAAGTTCCTGAAGGCCGTCATGTCTTTAGCGGTATGTCCGTTAAGGAAAATTTACTGATGGGAGCCTATACCCGTAAGGACCGCGACAACTTAGCCAGCGATATGGAACGTTACTTTGATTATTTCCCGATTCTTAAGGAACGTTTCAACCAGGACGCGGCGACTTTATCCGGTGGGGAGCAACAGATGCTGGCTATGGCTCGGGCCCTGATGGCACGTCCCAAGCTCTTGCTCTTAGATGAACCGTCTATGGGTCTAGCGCCGATTTACATCCAACAAATTTTTGAAATTATTCAAACCATTAATAGTGAGTTGAATACCACCGTCTTACTGATTGAACAAAACGCTAAGGCGGCCCTAGAAATCTCTGACCACGCCCACGTCCTCGAAGTAGGTAAAATTACCGCTTCCGGAACTGGGAAAGAACTCCTGTCTTCTGAAGTGGTCCAAAAAGCATACCTGGGAGCTTAA
- a CDS encoding ABC transporter substrate-binding protein, with translation MKIKRNLKGLALAVSCLMMTACGSLTQTQEKANDQADVIKIGGNWELSGATAGYGSPGNEGVELAVDQVNQAGGILGKQVEYVSLDNKSTSEETTANTSRLISNDQVSLIIGPATTGLMEAQISSASSLPVIAPMATGDSLTTDSYGKVLNNVFRVCFQDAFQGQALAKFSNDNQFKKAVLIRDNSTDYGQNLTNEFKKYFQGEVVDELAYNAKDTDFNSLVTRLKAKEPDVIFVAGYYEEAGPLIKQAREQGVKAAILGPDGFGNQEIIDLAGKQNMTNVYYTAHYTTNDPSPELKKFMEAYQEKFGHAPDMFAALAYDGARLAFDAIERAQSLDNKAVNQALAETKDFSGITGNFTINDQHNPIKTAYVQKVDQGEIVDTTPIEP, from the coding sequence ATGAAGATCAAGCGCAATTTAAAGGGGTTGGCCTTAGCCGTCAGCTGCTTAATGATGACTGCTTGCGGGTCTTTAACCCAAACTCAGGAAAAGGCTAATGACCAAGCAGATGTGATTAAGATTGGCGGTAACTGGGAACTCTCCGGTGCCACAGCAGGCTATGGTAGCCCAGGAAATGAAGGGGTGGAATTAGCCGTCGACCAGGTCAACCAGGCGGGCGGAATACTTGGCAAACAAGTGGAATACGTGTCTTTGGACAATAAGTCTACCAGTGAAGAAACCACGGCCAATACTTCGCGGTTAATCTCTAATGACCAAGTATCCTTAATCATTGGTCCAGCTACCACTGGCTTAATGGAAGCGCAGATCTCTAGCGCCTCCTCCCTGCCTGTGATTGCGCCTATGGCAACCGGCGACAGCTTGACTACCGATAGTTACGGCAAGGTCTTAAACAATGTCTTCCGGGTTTGCTTCCAAGATGCCTTCCAAGGGCAAGCCTTGGCTAAGTTTTCTAATGATAACCAGTTCAAGAAAGCTGTTTTAATCCGGGACAATTCGACCGACTATGGGCAAAACTTGACCAATGAATTTAAGAAGTATTTCCAAGGTGAGGTTGTCGATGAATTAGCTTATAATGCTAAGGATACCGACTTCAACTCCCTGGTTACCCGTTTGAAGGCTAAGGAACCCGATGTGATTTTTGTGGCCGGTTACTACGAGGAAGCTGGACCCTTGATTAAGCAAGCTCGTGAACAAGGGGTTAAGGCAGCGATTCTAGGGCCAGATGGTTTTGGTAACCAAGAGATTATTGATCTCGCCGGCAAGCAAAACATGACCAATGTCTATTACACGGCCCATTACACCACCAATGACCCTAGTCCAGAACTCAAGAAATTCATGGAGGCCTACCAAGAAAAATTTGGCCATGCCCCTGATATGTTTGCTGCCTTGGCCTACGATGGGGCGCGTTTAGCCTTTGACGCCATTGAACGGGCCCAATCGCTTGATAACAAGGCCGTCAACCAAGCCCTAGCAGAAACCAAGGACTTTTCAGGGATTACTGGGAACTTTACCATCAACGACCAACATAACCCGATTAAGACCGCCTATGTGCAAAAGGTGGACCAGGGAGAAATTGTTGACACCACACCAATTGAACCCTAA
- a CDS encoding ABC transporter ATP-binding protein yields MSILSLSHLSKSFGGLTAVSDVSIHVEADELIGLIGPNGAGKTTLFNLITGVYAPTSGSIELETDQGSQSLAGQRPDKINEMGVARTFQNIRLFANRSVLDNVLIAMHNKRGVGLWHSLLRTPKYYQNRDALHAKGMELLAIFGLEGYANEKAKNLPYGQQRALEIVRALATEPKILFLDEPAAGMNPNETTDLKQTIRKIQKEFGISVVLIEHDMSLVMDICERIYVLEYGKVIAEGTPSEIQSNPKVIEAYLGGA; encoded by the coding sequence ATGAGTATCTTAAGCTTAAGCCATCTCAGCAAGTCCTTTGGGGGCCTAACCGCCGTTTCCGATGTCAGTATTCATGTGGAAGCGGATGAATTGATTGGTTTGATTGGTCCGAACGGGGCCGGGAAAACCACCCTATTTAACTTGATTACTGGGGTTTATGCACCGACTTCTGGGTCCATTGAATTAGAAACCGACCAAGGCAGCCAGTCCCTAGCTGGTCAACGCCCAGACAAGATTAATGAAATGGGGGTGGCCCGGACCTTCCAAAATATACGTCTCTTCGCCAACCGTTCGGTCTTGGACAATGTCCTCATTGCCATGCACAACAAACGCGGAGTCGGGCTTTGGCACAGTCTCCTAAGAACGCCCAAGTACTACCAAAACCGTGATGCCCTCCATGCTAAGGGGATGGAGTTATTAGCCATCTTTGGCCTGGAAGGCTACGCCAATGAAAAAGCCAAGAACCTGCCTTATGGCCAACAACGGGCTTTGGAAATCGTTCGGGCCTTGGCGACTGAACCCAAGATCCTTTTCTTAGATGAACCAGCCGCCGGGATGAACCCTAATGAAACCACGGACTTGAAACAGACTATTCGTAAGATCCAAAAAGAATTTGGAATTTCTGTTGTTCTGATCGAACACGACATGTCTTTGGTGATGGATATTTGTGAACGGATCTATGTTTTGGAATATGGAAAAGTGATCGCTGAAGGTACACCAAGCGAAATCCAAAGCAATCCGAAAGTTATCGAAGCCTACCTAGGAGGTGCCTAG
- the tnpB gene encoding IS66 family insertion sequence element accessory protein TnpB (TnpB, as the term is used for proteins encoded by IS66 family insertion elements, is considered an accessory protein, since TnpC, encoded by a neighboring gene, is a DDE family transposase.), with product MIINMDDLHHIYIAYGKTDLRKGIDSLTTIVQEEFKMDPFSQSLFLFCGTRNDRFKALYWDGSGFWLFYKRFEDGKMQWPKTHRELKQISKQQWQWLLDGFSIESSVRKTQKKKFY from the coding sequence ATGATTATTAATATGGATGACCTTCATCATATTTACATTGCCTACGGCAAAACTGATTTAAGGAAAGGAATTGATTCGCTAACAACTATTGTTCAGGAAGAATTTAAAATGGATCCGTTCAGTCAGTCATTATTTTTATTTTGTGGAACCCGCAATGATCGTTTTAAAGCACTCTATTGGGATGGCAGTGGCTTTTGGCTATTCTACAAACGATTTGAAGATGGTAAAATGCAATGGCCTAAGACTCATAGAGAATTGAAACAGATTTCAAAGCAACAGTGGCAATGGTTACTCGATGGTTTTTCTATCGAAAGTTCTGTAAGAAAAACACAAAAGAAAAAGTTTTATTGA
- a CDS encoding branched-chain amino acid ABC transporter permease has product MKEKKTSWFNQFFTKTTLAWIGVIVLGFVLMAASYIAGLVSAYTQNIIMNIAINIILSVGLNLVVGYAGQFSLGHAGFMAIGAYVGAIVSQEIPGQAGFLAGLLAGMVVTAVVALIVGIPTLRLRGDYLAIATLGVSEIIRITIMNLEITNGAAGISGVPRHVTWITMYVFVVITTLLVVNYIYSSPGRATIAVREDEIAAESVGIHTTTYKTLAFVIGAVTASIAGTLYASYFGVINPSQFTFQKSIDILVIVVFGGIGSISGSFVASILLGLLNTFLAPFGQVRPILYAAALILIMIFKPSGLMGEYEFQFSKLFNRKRGQSQAVAKEESEDQ; this is encoded by the coding sequence ATGAAAGAAAAGAAAACTTCTTGGTTCAATCAGTTTTTCACCAAGACTACTTTAGCTTGGATTGGTGTCATCGTGCTCGGCTTTGTCTTAATGGCAGCCTCCTACATTGCTGGTTTAGTTTCGGCCTACACCCAAAACATTATTATGAATATTGCCATTAATATTATTCTTTCTGTGGGGCTCAACTTAGTGGTTGGTTACGCTGGCCAGTTCTCCCTAGGCCATGCTGGTTTTATGGCGATTGGGGCTTATGTGGGAGCCATCGTTTCCCAAGAAATCCCTGGCCAAGCTGGCTTCTTAGCTGGTTTACTAGCAGGTATGGTAGTGACTGCAGTCGTGGCCTTAATCGTAGGGATTCCTACCCTGCGTTTACGGGGCGACTACTTAGCCATTGCTACGCTAGGAGTTTCTGAAATTATCCGGATTACCATTATGAACTTAGAGATTACCAATGGGGCCGCCGGAATTTCTGGGGTTCCCCGTCATGTGACCTGGATTACCATGTATGTCTTTGTGGTGATTACTACCTTATTAGTGGTTAACTACATTTATTCCAGTCCTGGTCGGGCCACCATTGCTGTCCGTGAAGATGAGATTGCGGCCGAATCAGTAGGGATCCACACCACCACCTATAAGACCCTGGCCTTTGTGATCGGGGCGGTAACCGCAAGTATTGCTGGGACCCTCTATGCCTCCTACTTTGGCGTGATTAACCCCAGTCAGTTTACCTTCCAAAAATCCATCGACATCTTAGTGATCGTGGTTTTCGGTGGGATTGGGTCTATTTCCGGGAGCTTCGTGGCTTCGATCTTATTGGGGCTATTGAATACCTTCCTAGCGCCTTTTGGTCAAGTGCGTCCCATCCTCTATGCGGCCGCTTTGATCTTAATTATGATCTTCAAGCCGTCAGGATTAATGGGTGAATATGAATTCCAATTCTCCAAGCTCTTTAATCGCAAACGAGGGCAATCACAAGCCGTAGCCAAAGAAGAAAGTGAGGACCAATAG
- a CDS encoding branched-chain amino acid ABC transporter permease: MNNVIQQLINGVALGSIYALMALGYTMVYGIIGLINFAHGDIYMVGAFVGFTLITNVGMGVFPALILAMLFTAVLGVIIERVAYKPLRGATRIAALITAIGVSMLLQNVMIFLRGPEVRAFPADLPDWSLQLGAFTINSQQILILAVTIVLMIALQVIVQKTKLGQAMRAVSVDPDAAQLMGINANTIISFTFLIGSALAGAAGVLVGIYYNSISPLMGVNIGTKTFVAAVVGGIGSIPGAVLGGLIIGIVETFVSMIGLSTWKDAAVYIILIIILLVKPTGLLGKPQVEKV; encoded by the coding sequence GTGAATAATGTCATTCAACAATTAATCAATGGCGTGGCGCTAGGAAGCATCTATGCCTTGATGGCCTTGGGTTATACCATGGTTTATGGGATTATTGGTTTGATTAACTTTGCCCATGGGGATATTTATATGGTGGGGGCCTTTGTCGGTTTCACCTTGATTACCAATGTGGGAATGGGTGTCTTCCCAGCACTTATTTTAGCTATGTTATTTACTGCTGTATTAGGGGTTATTATTGAGCGGGTGGCTTATAAACCCTTGCGTGGGGCAACCCGGATTGCTGCTTTGATCACCGCGATTGGGGTATCCATGCTCCTACAAAATGTGATGATCTTCCTCAGAGGGCCTGAAGTACGGGCTTTTCCAGCAGATCTGCCTGACTGGTCCTTACAATTGGGAGCCTTTACCATTAACTCCCAACAAATTCTGATCTTAGCGGTAACTATTGTTTTAATGATTGCCTTACAAGTGATCGTACAAAAGACCAAGTTAGGCCAAGCCATGCGGGCGGTTTCGGTTGACCCAGATGCGGCTCAATTGATGGGGATTAATGCCAACACCATTATTTCCTTTACCTTCTTAATTGGTTCAGCCTTAGCAGGTGCAGCAGGGGTGTTAGTAGGGATTTACTATAATTCCATTTCACCATTAATGGGTGTCAATATTGGGACTAAGACCTTTGTTGCAGCTGTGGTCGGCGGGATTGGATCCATTCCTGGCGCCGTTCTCGGGGGCTTGATTATCGGTATTGTGGAAACCTTTGTCTCCATGATCGGTCTTTCCACCTGGAAAGACGCTGCAGTTTATATTATTTTGATTATTATTTTACTGGTCAAACCAACCGGCTTGCTCGGTAAACCGCAAGTAGAGAAAGTGTAG
- a CDS encoding ABC transporter substrate-binding protein, giving the protein MKKKMKKLAALFGTAMMLGACGSMTETAKNDSANSDVVKIGGNWSLSGQYSAYGTPHDNGVKVAVQNLNDNGGVLGKKVEYVSADNKSDNAESTSQATRLVEQEGVNVLVGSDTTGNCEAQIPVAQQFKVPMVAPAATGNGLTLDDNGNLYDYVFRTCFEDAYQSKELGKYAAQKGWKKVAVLKDNSSDYGQNVANDFKASFEEHGGQVVGEESYTSGDTDFKALLTNLKQNSPDVVFIAGYYQEGGLIIKQLREMGVNAAVLGPDGFGNQKLIDLAGTENAHDVFFVTHFSHNEDSPENVKEFIKKYEDAYGTSPDHFAALAYDATNLIAQAMEKAGSTDSEAVQKALAETKDFQGVTGKFSFDKNHNPVKEVFVQELQGGQVVDTEVVK; this is encoded by the coding sequence ATGAAGAAAAAAATGAAGAAATTAGCCGCCTTATTTGGAACTGCTATGATGCTAGGGGCCTGTGGATCGATGACCGAAACCGCTAAGAATGATTCTGCTAACAGTGATGTGGTGAAGATTGGTGGGAACTGGTCCTTGTCTGGGCAATATTCTGCCTATGGAACCCCTCACGACAACGGGGTCAAAGTTGCCGTTCAAAACCTTAACGATAATGGTGGGGTACTGGGTAAGAAGGTTGAATACGTCAGTGCCGATAACAAATCCGACAACGCTGAATCGACTTCCCAAGCCACCCGCTTAGTGGAACAAGAAGGTGTTAATGTTCTGGTAGGTTCAGACACCACAGGGAACTGTGAAGCGCAAATTCCTGTGGCCCAACAATTTAAGGTGCCTATGGTCGCTCCTGCAGCTACAGGGAATGGCTTGACCCTCGACGATAACGGTAACCTCTACGACTACGTCTTTAGAACTTGTTTCGAAGATGCTTACCAAAGTAAGGAATTAGGGAAGTATGCCGCTCAAAAGGGTTGGAAGAAGGTTGCCGTCTTAAAAGACAATTCCTCTGACTACGGTCAAAACGTGGCCAATGACTTCAAGGCTTCCTTTGAAGAACATGGCGGTCAAGTGGTTGGCGAAGAGTCTTACACTAGTGGAGATACCGACTTTAAGGCCCTCTTAACCAACTTAAAACAAAATTCACCTGATGTTGTCTTTATCGCTGGTTACTACCAAGAAGGTGGATTAATCATCAAACAATTACGGGAAATGGGTGTGAATGCAGCAGTCTTAGGACCTGATGGCTTCGGTAACCAAAAACTCATCGACTTAGCTGGCACAGAAAATGCCCACGATGTCTTCTTCGTGACCCACTTCTCCCATAATGAAGACTCACCTGAAAACGTCAAAGAATTCATCAAGAAATACGAAGATGCTTACGGCACTTCACCTGACCACTTTGCTGCTCTAGCTTATGATGCAACCAACCTCATCGCCCAAGCTATGGAAAAAGCTGGTTCAACAGATAGCGAAGCGGTTCAAAAAGCCTTAGCTGAAACCAAGGACTTCCAAGGGGTGACTGGTAAATTCTCCTTTGATAAAAACCATAACCCAGTCAAAGAAGTCTTTGTCCAAGAACTTCAAGGTGGCCAAGTGGTCGATACTGAAGTGGTTAAATAA